The Alteromonas stellipolaris genome includes a region encoding these proteins:
- a CDS encoding cisplatin damage response ATP-dependent DNA ligase encodes MQAFSDLLEQLYYTAGTKAKSQLILHYLATTPDPDRGWAIAAMAGTLRFDFFKRNTVKKLITERVDPELFAMSYDYVGEVSETVAHLWPEFTLGEALPSLSEVVDTFANVSKQKVASTLANYLTIMTPSQRWALLKLGTRGLRIGVSARSIKQILAEYGNQDITEVEKLWHGVTPPYTDLLAWLEGNGPKPDISNAVTFHPVMLSHPIAQDDIDDFSPEQWQIEHKFDGIRVQLVCNTTKEEPEKALFSRTGDDISHAFPDLLDSVDGNMVIDNMVLDGELLVMHNDEVDTFNALQQRLNKKKPTAALMKTNPAGLIVYDALMLDGKHLTESPLTTRRRALEAWFDKNGIQGHDNKSRLHLSECLSADSPTDLRALHKKVCENRAVEGLMIKRSISHYVPGRPKGQWYKWKRDPLVVDAVMMYAQRGHGKRSSFYSDYTFGAWQDEQLLPIGKAYSGFTDEELKKLDNWVRRNAIGRFGPVREVKKELVLEVAFDAVHPSKRHKSGVALRFPRIHRIRWDKPANEADTLINVKALIES; translated from the coding sequence ATGCAGGCATTTAGTGACTTACTTGAACAGCTTTACTATACCGCTGGTACTAAAGCCAAATCTCAGCTCATTCTGCATTACCTTGCTACTACGCCAGACCCCGATCGCGGCTGGGCTATTGCCGCGATGGCAGGTACTCTTCGATTTGATTTCTTCAAACGCAATACCGTTAAAAAGCTGATAACTGAACGGGTAGACCCAGAACTGTTTGCAATGAGCTACGACTATGTAGGCGAAGTCAGCGAAACGGTAGCCCACTTATGGCCCGAATTTACACTAGGTGAAGCACTGCCCAGTTTGTCTGAAGTGGTTGATACATTTGCGAATGTGAGTAAACAAAAAGTCGCTTCAACGTTGGCGAATTATCTCACCATAATGACCCCATCACAGCGCTGGGCTCTATTAAAGCTTGGTACACGGGGGTTGAGAATTGGCGTATCGGCTCGCTCTATCAAACAAATTTTGGCGGAATACGGTAACCAAGACATCACTGAAGTAGAAAAGCTGTGGCATGGGGTTACACCGCCTTATACCGACCTTCTCGCATGGCTTGAAGGTAACGGCCCTAAACCGGATATTAGCAATGCTGTCACCTTTCATCCTGTTATGTTATCCCACCCCATTGCGCAAGATGATATTGATGACTTTAGCCCCGAGCAGTGGCAAATAGAACACAAGTTTGACGGCATTCGAGTACAGCTGGTGTGTAATACCACCAAAGAAGAGCCAGAAAAGGCGCTGTTTTCCCGCACCGGTGATGACATCAGTCATGCTTTCCCCGACCTACTCGATAGCGTTGATGGCAATATGGTGATAGATAATATGGTGCTAGACGGCGAACTGTTGGTGATGCATAACGACGAAGTCGATACGTTTAATGCCCTGCAACAACGACTCAATAAGAAAAAGCCTACTGCTGCGTTAATGAAAACCAACCCCGCAGGGCTTATTGTTTATGATGCACTGATGTTAGACGGCAAACACTTAACCGAATCCCCTCTTACTACCCGACGTAGAGCGCTAGAAGCGTGGTTTGACAAAAATGGTATTCAGGGACACGACAATAAATCACGACTGCACTTATCTGAGTGCTTATCTGCCGATTCACCAACAGATCTTCGAGCATTACATAAAAAGGTATGTGAAAATCGCGCGGTAGAAGGGTTAATGATAAAGCGTTCAATCAGCCACTATGTACCAGGCAGACCTAAAGGCCAATGGTACAAGTGGAAACGCGACCCGCTGGTGGTAGATGCGGTGATGATGTATGCCCAGCGTGGTCACGGCAAGCGTTCTAGCTTTTATTCCGATTACACCTTTGGCGCATGGCAAGATGAGCAATTGCTGCCTATTGGAAAAGCTTACTCGGGCTTTACTGATGAAGAGCTTAAGAAGCTGGATAACTGGGTAAGACGAAACGCCATAGGCCGTTTCGGGCCGGTGCGAGAAGTTAAAAAAGAGCTAGTACTAGAAGTGGCTTTCGATGCGGTTCACCCGTCTAAACGGCATAAATCAGGCGTAGCGCTACGATTTCCTCGTATACACCGTATCCGCTGGGATAAGCC
- a CDS encoding carbon-nitrogen hydrolase translates to MQRTKLKIGLVQQSVADNDKATNWNKSAEQVAKLAAEGCECILLQELHSTLYFCQQEDTDAFDLAEPIPGAATDFFGALAEKHNIVLVTSLFEKRGSGLYHNTAVVFDRSKEIAGKYRKMHIPDDPGFYEKFYFTPGDMGFTPIETSVGKLGVLVCWDQWYPEAARLMAMAGADLLFYPTAIGWDTTDTEEEQSRQHGAWETIQRSHAVANSVPVIVANRTGFEASPVAGDPGIQFWGQSFITGPQGEILAKAEADGETTLSVELDLTRTEKVKRIWPYFRDRRIDAYEDLTKRWRD, encoded by the coding sequence ATGCAACGAACTAAGCTAAAGATAGGCTTGGTACAACAGTCTGTTGCTGATAACGACAAAGCGACTAACTGGAACAAAAGTGCTGAGCAAGTTGCAAAACTCGCAGCAGAAGGCTGTGAGTGTATTTTGCTACAAGAACTTCATAGCACCCTCTACTTTTGCCAGCAGGAAGATACCGACGCCTTTGATTTAGCAGAACCTATTCCAGGTGCTGCAACAGATTTCTTTGGTGCACTTGCTGAAAAACACAATATTGTATTAGTGACATCCTTATTTGAAAAGCGCGGTTCAGGCCTTTATCACAATACCGCTGTGGTATTTGATAGAAGCAAAGAGATTGCCGGCAAATACCGTAAAATGCATATTCCTGACGACCCAGGATTTTACGAGAAGTTTTACTTCACGCCGGGTGACATGGGCTTTACGCCAATTGAAACCAGCGTGGGTAAATTGGGTGTACTGGTATGTTGGGATCAATGGTATCCAGAAGCCGCACGCTTAATGGCAATGGCTGGCGCTGATTTATTGTTTTACCCAACGGCAATTGGCTGGGATACTACCGATACCGAAGAAGAGCAGAGCCGCCAGCATGGCGCATGGGAAACCATTCAGCGTTCACATGCAGTGGCAAACTCTGTGCCGGTTATCGTAGCAAACCGCACAGGGTTTGAAGCATCGCCAGTGGCGGGCGACCCAGGTATTCAGTTTTGGGGGCAAAGCTTTATAACAGGCCCGCAGGGTGAAATTTTAGCGAAAGCAGAAGCGGATGGCGAAACCACACTATCGGTAGAGCTAGATTTAACCCGCACGGAAAAAGTAAAACGCATTTGGCCTTATTTCCGTGACCGTCGCATAGATGCTTACGAAGACCTAACTAAGCGCTGGCGCGATTAG
- a CDS encoding ligase-associated DNA damage response DEXH box helicase, whose amino-acid sequence MSKTKAPLNKAIKTGSDILPPAFSQWFKNKGWALRDYQRQMLEQDSHNTTLLIAPTGAGKTLSGFLPSLVELAQSPQPGLHTLYISPLKALTQDIHRNLLQPIEEMELPITAETRTGDTPSYKRQRQRKKPPNLLLTTPESLMLMLSYADADKLFGKLKRVIIDETHSLVANKRGDFLSLALARLSVLSPKMKRVGLSATVAYPETLGAWLAGTEGVANIISVKAGEKPKVEMLQSENRMPFGGFMARYAITDIYKAIEDAKTTLVFVNTRAQSELIFQMLWEHNTAALPIALYHGSLSKEQRRKTEAMMSSGLLRAVVCTSALELGIDWGDVDKVIQVGAPKGVSRLLQRIGRANHRLDEPSEALLVPANRFEALECQAAIDAINKGELDGDAPQPGALDIIPQFIVNCLCSNADSPGTLYEQILMASPYQGLDKQDFEKLWQFALDGGSALNAYERYQRLMQNEDGTFSPANRRVIQRHRQNIGTIVEAGRLKVKRIRRGNQGKIIGEVEEYFAQQLTPGDTFYFAGEVLKYEAIRDMQLHARPAKAKEPKIPSYSGGQMPLSTYLADGVRAILANPKSWRNLPAQVQEWLKLQQQFSQLPEPEKVLVEQFPFRNVNHTLYYTFEGRKANQTLGMLVTRRMEKMEIKPLSFSVTDYGLSISAVKQITDTQLQQLFQPDILGDELEDWMLQAPMLKRSFRQVAVVSGLTEQRYHASQKTMKQVTFSTDLIYDTLREHDPDHILLAVARADAERELLDLQRLANLLIRFVDKTTLVNLEKVSPMAIPIVLNMRSEQIKGAGAQAIIEQADLYAEAENMLDEVRALLS is encoded by the coding sequence ATGTCTAAGACCAAAGCACCACTTAACAAAGCAATTAAAACCGGTAGTGACATTTTGCCACCGGCGTTTAGCCAGTGGTTTAAAAATAAAGGCTGGGCGCTTCGAGATTATCAAAGGCAAATGCTAGAGCAAGACTCCCATAACACTACTTTGCTCATTGCCCCAACCGGAGCTGGAAAAACCTTATCAGGCTTTCTACCTAGCTTAGTCGAGTTAGCTCAATCGCCACAGCCAGGCTTGCACACCTTATACATTTCCCCGCTTAAAGCGTTAACTCAAGATATTCATCGTAACTTATTACAACCTATTGAAGAGATGGAATTGCCGATAACGGCAGAAACCCGCACTGGCGATACACCGTCGTATAAACGACAGCGCCAACGAAAAAAACCGCCCAATCTGCTACTTACCACCCCAGAATCTTTAATGTTGATGCTGAGCTATGCCGATGCTGACAAACTATTTGGCAAACTTAAGCGAGTCATTATTGATGAAACCCATAGCTTGGTGGCAAACAAACGGGGAGACTTCCTGTCTTTAGCGCTAGCGCGGCTTTCAGTATTGTCACCTAAAATGAAACGGGTAGGCTTGTCGGCCACGGTAGCTTACCCAGAAACGCTAGGTGCATGGCTTGCTGGCACAGAAGGCGTTGCTAATATCATCAGCGTGAAAGCGGGTGAAAAACCCAAAGTAGAGATGCTGCAATCTGAAAACCGCATGCCCTTCGGTGGTTTTATGGCGCGTTATGCCATCACCGATATCTACAAGGCCATTGAAGACGCAAAAACGACCTTGGTGTTCGTTAATACTCGGGCGCAATCTGAACTGATTTTTCAAATGCTGTGGGAACACAATACCGCTGCCTTACCTATAGCCTTATACCACGGAAGCTTGAGTAAAGAGCAGCGGCGCAAAACAGAAGCCATGATGTCTAGCGGCTTGTTACGGGCAGTAGTATGTACTTCGGCGCTTGAGCTAGGTATTGATTGGGGCGATGTAGATAAGGTCATTCAGGTAGGTGCGCCCAAAGGTGTTAGCCGGTTGCTGCAACGTATTGGCCGAGCAAACCATCGGTTAGATGAACCCAGTGAAGCGTTGCTTGTACCAGCTAACCGATTTGAAGCGCTGGAATGCCAAGCGGCTATTGATGCAATTAATAAGGGCGAGCTAGATGGCGATGCCCCGCAGCCGGGGGCATTGGATATCATCCCCCAGTTTATTGTGAATTGCCTATGCAGCAATGCTGACAGCCCAGGCACCCTTTACGAGCAAATACTCATGGCCTCGCCCTATCAAGGGCTAGATAAACAAGATTTTGAAAAATTATGGCAGTTTGCGTTAGATGGCGGGAGTGCGCTTAACGCATACGAGCGATATCAGCGCCTAATGCAAAACGAGGATGGCACTTTTTCACCGGCCAATAGGCGGGTGATTCAACGTCATCGTCAGAACATAGGCACAATTGTTGAGGCGGGTAGATTAAAAGTAAAACGGATTCGCCGTGGTAATCAGGGCAAAATTATTGGTGAGGTAGAAGAGTACTTTGCCCAGCAACTTACCCCAGGCGATACGTTTTACTTTGCTGGTGAAGTGCTTAAGTACGAAGCCATTCGGGATATGCAATTACATGCACGCCCTGCTAAAGCCAAAGAGCCTAAAATCCCCAGTTATTCCGGTGGCCAAATGCCACTGTCGACATACTTGGCTGATGGGGTTAGAGCCATACTCGCTAACCCAAAAAGTTGGCGCAATTTACCTGCACAAGTGCAAGAGTGGTTAAAGTTACAACAGCAGTTTTCACAGCTTCCTGAACCTGAAAAGGTGTTGGTGGAGCAGTTTCCTTTTCGCAACGTGAACCATACGCTGTATTACACATTCGAAGGTAGGAAAGCGAACCAAACCTTGGGCATGCTGGTTACCCGTAGAATGGAAAAAATGGAGATTAAGCCGCTTAGCTTTAGTGTGACTGATTATGGGTTGTCGATAAGTGCAGTGAAGCAGATTACCGACACTCAACTACAGCAACTGTTTCAGCCAGATATATTAGGCGATGAGCTAGAAGACTGGATGTTACAGGCGCCCATGTTAAAACGCTCTTTTAGGCAGGTGGCAGTAGTAAGCGGCTTAACCGAACAGCGTTATCATGCCAGCCAGAAAACCATGAAGCAGGTAACGTTTTCAACTGACTTAATTTACGACACGCTGCGTGAGCACGACCCTGATCACATTCTTTTAGCGGTCGCGCGGGCCGATGCTGAACGGGAGTTGTTAGATTTACAGCGCTTAGCGAATTTGCTTATTCGCTTTGTAGATAAAACCACGTTAGTAAACTTAGAAAAAGTATCGCCCATGGCCATACCGATTGTGCTGAATATGCGCAGTGAGCAAATAAAAGGGGCAGGTGCTCAGGCGATCATCGAGCAAGCCGATTTATATGCCGAAGCAGAAAATATGCTAGACGAAGTACGAGCTTTGTTGTCCTAA
- a CDS encoding CsgG/HfaB family protein, with product MSIKSLTLAVVAITAVSGCASTSSKVVETPKVESFNSQYTGTKSKLVVGQFVNRSSFQNGIFSNGQDRLGNQAKTTLMGHLQQTNRFSVLDRDNMDLLATEASRSGTTQSIAGARFVVTGDVTEFGRKAIGDKQLFGLLGKGKSQIAYAKVTLNVVDVTTSEVVYSVAGAGEYSLSEREVIGFGSTASYDATLNGKVLDLAIREVVNNLVEGLESGAWAI from the coding sequence ATGAGTATTAAGTCTCTTACCTTAGCCGTTGTCGCTATTACCGCAGTTTCTGGTTGCGCTAGTACTTCTTCAAAAGTGGTTGAAACCCCAAAAGTGGAAAGCTTCAACTCTCAGTATACGGGCACAAAAAGTAAGCTGGTTGTGGGGCAATTTGTAAACCGCTCTAGCTTTCAGAATGGCATTTTTTCAAACGGTCAAGATCGCCTAGGTAATCAAGCAAAAACCACCCTAATGGGCCATTTGCAGCAAACAAATCGGTTTAGTGTACTCGATCGCGACAATATGGATTTGCTCGCGACAGAAGCATCTCGCTCAGGTACTACGCAATCGATAGCTGGCGCACGATTCGTCGTAACAGGTGATGTTACCGAATTTGGACGTAAAGCCATCGGTGATAAGCAATTATTTGGTCTTCTAGGTAAAGGGAAATCTCAAATTGCTTATGCAAAAGTCACTCTTAATGTAGTAGATGTCACTACATCTGAAGTGGTTTATTCAGTAGCAGGAGCTGGCGAATATAGCTTGTCTGAGCGTGAAGTTATTGGGTTTGGTAGTACCGCTAGCTACGATGCAACACTTAATGGAAAGGTGCTTGATTTAGCCATTCGTGAAGTAGTGAACAATTTAGTTGAAGGCTTAGAGTCTGGTGCTTGGGCAATTTAA
- a CDS encoding glycosyltransferase family 25 protein, with the protein MKILLINLPESVDRLKLFSESAKRYSADYSITTGINISLSDRAMCQEYSERANKFDYYKKLTKGEIGCFLSHRKAWSIIVEQRLPFAIVLEDDVMFEASFRHLGEVIDKFNESWDYIKLNEVHEKRATKTMFTAKGGEVVKYKKLPIGASAQLVSYNGAVKLLKYTESFSRPVDVELQWLSVDKIKAFGIKPYPFKTRKVQSEIDRLGKRGAVRGNPLIKFLNLLKFKFHLLINEITRS; encoded by the coding sequence ATGAAAATTCTGCTAATTAATTTGCCTGAATCTGTCGATAGACTCAAACTTTTTTCGGAAAGTGCTAAGCGCTATTCAGCTGATTATTCGATAACAACCGGAATCAATATTAGCTTGTCCGATAGAGCAATGTGTCAAGAGTATTCAGAGCGCGCTAACAAGTTCGATTACTACAAAAAATTAACTAAGGGGGAGATTGGCTGCTTTCTTAGTCACAGAAAAGCCTGGTCTATTATTGTCGAGCAGAGATTACCATTCGCCATTGTGTTAGAAGACGATGTGATGTTTGAGGCTAGCTTTCGCCATTTAGGTGAAGTGATAGATAAATTTAACGAGTCTTGGGATTATATTAAGCTTAATGAGGTGCATGAGAAGCGGGCCACGAAAACTATGTTCACGGCTAAGGGGGGGGAGGTAGTAAAATATAAAAAATTACCTATTGGCGCTTCTGCACAATTAGTCTCCTATAACGGTGCAGTAAAATTACTAAAATATACAGAGTCTTTTTCTAGACCTGTTGATGTTGAACTTCAATGGTTGTCAGTAGATAAAATAAAGGCTTTTGGTATAAAGCCTTACCCGTTTAAAACAAGAAAGGTACAAAGCGAAATTGACCGGCTTGGTAAGAGAGGTGCTGTTCGTGGAAATCCTCTTATAAAGTTTTTAAATCTACTGAAATTTAAGTTTCACCTTTTAATAAATGAAATTACAAGAAGCTAA
- a CDS encoding DUF4810 domain-containing protein, which yields MKKIILTTLLVLGIVGCKTTEPLYYYGEYNSAVYSYFKSEDVSLEAQITVLQQAIEQAAAQDKAIAPGIHAHLGMLYFESGNGDRGTLHFEQEKALFPESAQYIDFLLNAANAKGA from the coding sequence ATGAAAAAAATAATACTAACAACCTTACTTGTTCTAGGGATAGTCGGCTGTAAAACCACCGAACCGCTTTATTATTATGGCGAATATAACAGCGCAGTTTATAGTTACTTTAAATCTGAAGATGTTTCGTTAGAAGCGCAGATTACGGTGCTACAACAAGCTATTGAGCAGGCGGCTGCGCAAGATAAAGCCATTGCTCCAGGTATTCATGCACATTTGGGGATGTTGTATTTTGAAAGCGGTAATGGGGATAGAGGAACACTGCATTTTGAACAAGAAAAGGCGTTATTTCCAGAGTCGGCGCAATATATCGACTTTTTGTTAAATGCCGCTAACGCTAAAGGAGCCTAG
- a CDS encoding agmatine deiminase family protein, giving the protein MQGSRKLVPEWETVDAVMLAWPHAETDWSPWLEEARETYLNVIAAVNRYHAGVILLCAPDDVDDVISRLGDHARVLIMPASYNDTWVRDYGFLTCRDTEGSGAPVEFRFNGWGEKFDASEDNMANQRYLASLCKLPLRSSPVVAEGGALEIDDFGHLLSTSQCLLNPKRNGDMTIEDYAETFNDMLGCNTFTVLEHGHLEGDDTDGHIDTLVRFTPNKGLVIQAADNRKDDSHYAGLSALCEECATAMPEHEQYRLPLPHIVNNEGECLPASYANFLICNRAVLLPIYGQPEDEAAITQMQQAYPDHIIEPIDCSVLVKQFGSLHCISMQVPTNTLKESVISTFSKGVSVHATN; this is encoded by the coding sequence ATGCAAGGTAGTCGTAAGCTGGTTCCTGAATGGGAAACCGTTGATGCTGTGATGCTGGCGTGGCCGCATGCAGAAACCGACTGGTCGCCATGGCTAGAAGAAGCCCGTGAAACGTACTTGAACGTCATTGCTGCGGTCAACCGTTATCACGCGGGTGTGATATTGCTGTGCGCCCCTGACGATGTTGATGATGTGATATCACGCTTAGGCGATCACGCACGTGTGCTTATCATGCCTGCGTCATATAACGACACTTGGGTGCGTGACTACGGGTTTTTAACCTGTCGAGATACCGAAGGCTCTGGCGCGCCAGTAGAGTTTCGTTTCAATGGTTGGGGCGAAAAGTTTGACGCCAGTGAAGACAATATGGCTAACCAACGCTACCTTGCCTCGTTATGTAAATTACCCCTTCGAAGTAGCCCAGTCGTTGCTGAAGGCGGCGCGTTAGAAATTGACGACTTTGGCCACTTGCTTAGCACCTCTCAATGTTTGTTAAACCCTAAGCGCAACGGTGATATGACCATCGAAGATTACGCTGAAACCTTTAATGACATGTTAGGCTGTAATACGTTTACGGTGTTAGAACATGGTCATCTTGAAGGTGACGACACTGACGGACATATTGATACGCTTGTGCGTTTCACGCCCAATAAAGGCCTAGTCATTCAAGCGGCTGATAATCGAAAAGACGACAGTCATTATGCAGGGCTAAGTGCGCTGTGTGAAGAGTGCGCCACGGCAATGCCTGAGCATGAACAATATCGATTGCCACTGCCACACATTGTTAACAACGAGGGCGAGTGTTTACCCGCATCTTATGCCAATTTTTTGATCTGTAACCGTGCGGTGCTCTTACCTATTTATGGGCAACCTGAAGATGAAGCGGCAATTACCCAAATGCAGCAAGCTTACCCCGACCATATTATCGAACCTATTGATTGCTCGGTGTTGGTAAAGCAATTTGGCAGTTTGCATTGTATTTCAATGCAGGTACCCACAAATACGTTGAAAGAATCTGTTATTTCCACCTTTTCAAAAGGAGTGTCTGTACATGCAACGAACTAA
- a CDS encoding beta/gamma crystallin-related protein: MKKYFKFVAIFVLMIASATSWANYAILYKDTNFNINAGSLFASSYDNSYRVVGVDNDSFSSVIVSTGTCLVVFKDSDYRGDHIFFSEGEYSSLGAYNFNDTISSLWVYPIQGLSRTNSCNSSDLVYFYRDSNFGGSHLAAPADTSDGIHRLNDEITSIKVPSGLCAVLTKHANFGGTKVEFDDDVSTLSDYDFNDEASTFMVTSAGLCDPTAPSDSSSGGSGGSGGSGGNMLNQF, from the coding sequence ATGAAAAAGTATTTTAAATTTGTTGCTATATTTGTATTAATGATAGCTTCCGCAACTTCTTGGGCAAATTATGCCATCTTATATAAAGACACTAACTTTAATATTAATGCCGGTTCGTTGTTTGCGTCGTCATACGATAACTCGTACAGAGTTGTCGGTGTGGATAATGATTCATTTTCATCTGTTATTGTAAGCACAGGGACATGTTTAGTAGTATTTAAAGATTCAGACTACAGAGGTGATCATATATTTTTTTCCGAAGGTGAGTATTCGAGCCTTGGAGCCTACAATTTCAATGATACAATTTCATCACTATGGGTATACCCGATTCAGGGACTATCTAGAACAAACTCCTGCAACTCTTCAGATTTAGTTTATTTTTATAGAGATAGTAATTTCGGAGGTAGTCATTTAGCTGCTCCAGCAGATACTTCTGATGGGATTCATCGTTTAAACGACGAAATAACAAGTATAAAAGTACCTTCTGGCTTGTGTGCGGTTTTAACAAAACATGCAAACTTTGGTGGAACTAAAGTAGAATTTGATGATGATGTGAGCACGCTTAGTGATTATGACTTCAATGATGAAGCATCTACATTTATGGTTACTAGTGCGGGACTTTGCGATCCTACAGCCCCCTCAGATAGTAGTTCAGGTGGTTCAGGTGGTTCAGGTGGTTCAGGTGGCAATATGCTTAATCAATTTTAA
- a CDS encoding ligase-associated DNA damage response exonuclease — protein sequence MHPSKWMKTDDAGLYCVPGDFHIDPMQPVATALVTHGHADHARAGHKRVFAHPQTMAIMTTRYGDDMAEVQIPVPYRESVEFDEVITTDSNSASTEQEQRKIKVTFYPAGHILGSSQLLIEYAGYRLVISGDYKRRHDPTCPPFEVVPCDVLITEATFGLPVFAHPPIEQEIQKLLHSLNVFPTRCHLVGTYALGKCQRVILALREAGYTKPIYLHGALLKLCDLYEREGIALGDIIPVSEVEDKALLAGEIVLAPPSALADRWSRSLPHVRAVLASGWMQIRARAKQRNAELPLIISDHCDWPELLQTLTEVNPSEVWVTHGREDALMYQAQKMGFKARALSLVGYDEAAQEE from the coding sequence ATGCACCCTTCAAAGTGGATGAAAACGGACGACGCTGGTTTGTATTGTGTGCCGGGCGATTTTCATATCGACCCTATGCAGCCTGTAGCAACCGCACTGGTTACCCACGGTCATGCCGACCATGCTAGAGCCGGCCACAAGCGAGTATTTGCCCACCCGCAAACCATGGCAATTATGACCACCCGTTATGGCGACGATATGGCTGAAGTACAAATACCAGTGCCCTATCGCGAGAGCGTAGAGTTTGATGAGGTAATCACTACTGATAGTAACAGTGCCTCAACTGAACAGGAGCAACGCAAGATAAAAGTCACTTTTTACCCTGCTGGCCATATACTAGGTTCGTCACAATTGCTTATTGAGTATGCGGGTTATCGGCTAGTGATATCTGGCGATTACAAACGTAGGCACGATCCCACTTGCCCGCCGTTTGAGGTAGTACCCTGCGATGTGCTCATTACCGAAGCCACCTTCGGTTTACCGGTATTTGCCCACCCACCAATTGAACAAGAAATCCAAAAGCTTCTTCACTCCCTTAATGTATTTCCGACACGTTGTCATTTAGTAGGAACCTACGCATTAGGCAAATGCCAGCGGGTTATTTTAGCGCTTCGAGAAGCTGGCTATACCAAACCTATCTATTTACACGGTGCACTACTAAAACTGTGTGATTTGTACGAACGAGAAGGCATAGCTTTAGGCGATATTATTCCAGTTAGCGAGGTAGAAGATAAAGCATTATTAGCCGGTGAAATCGTGTTGGCTCCCCCCTCTGCATTAGCCGACAGGTGGTCGAGAAGCTTGCCACATGTTCGCGCTGTGTTGGCGTCTGGTTGGATGCAAATTCGCGCGCGAGCTAAGCAGCGCAACGCTGAGCTACCACTTATTATTTCAGATCACTGCGATTGGCCAGAGTTATTGCAAACCCTTACTGAAGTGAACCCTAGCGAGGTATGGGTGACCCATGGCCGTGAAGATGCCCTTATGTATCAAGCACAAAAGATGGGGTTTAAAGCGCGAGCATTATCGCTGGTAGGTTACGATGAAGCGGCGCAGGAGGAATAG